A single window of Ignavibacteriota bacterium DNA harbors:
- a CDS encoding STAS domain-containing protein: protein MSEQLNIKNTDDGYTVLELNGRLVPGTEPEISDVLKQTVDDLCGEGKIKILIDLRNVDYMASNAIGALMTMYNSVMNAGGRLVLWRPKTYLHDSLKLVRVDKLLTITNNFNEAMAYLGIEINEE, encoded by the coding sequence ATGAGCGAACAATTAAACATTAAAAACACTGATGACGGCTACACTGTTCTGGAATTAAACGGTCGCTTGGTACCGGGAACAGAACCTGAAATATCTGATGTATTGAAACAAACTGTTGATGATTTATGCGGCGAAGGCAAAATAAAAATATTAATTGACCTTCGAAACGTTGACTACATGGCTTCAAATGCTATTGGTGCATTGATGACTATGTATAATTCAGTTATGAATGCAGGCGGAAGACTTGTACTATGGAGACCAAAAACATATCTTCATGACAGTCTGAAACTTGTTCGTGTTGACAAGCTTCTAACTATTACAAATAATTTTAATGAAGCTATGGCTTATCTCGGTATTGAGATAAACGAAGAATAA
- a CDS encoding type II toxin-antitoxin system RelE/ParE family toxin encodes MNDEFQVEFFELESGNVPFLKFLNSLTKIERAEVLANIEEFRIIKSKNELVPSQLSKFLKDGIFELRVKHQTRITRSLYFF; translated from the coding sequence GTGAATGATGAATTCCAAGTTGAATTTTTTGAACTTGAAAGTGGCAATGTACCTTTTTTAAAATTCTTGAATTCACTAACAAAGATTGAACGAGCTGAGGTATTAGCTAATATTGAAGAATTTAGGATAATTAAAAGTAAGAATGAATTAGTGCCAAGCCAACTAAGTAAATTTCTTAAAGATGGTATCTTTGAATTACGTGTTAAACATCAGACACGAATAACTCGTTCATTATACTTTTTTTAA